The Lysobacter gummosus genome includes a region encoding these proteins:
- a CDS encoding FAD-dependent oxidoreductase has product MNLHTREHADGSASLGKAETIASDTPASERIAIVGGGLAGSMLTLALAQKGYAVDLYERQPDPRTQGGRAGRSINLGLSKRGMQALEMVGLLQTVLDTAVVMSGRVIHAPDGSTRYQPYGKDASEVLHSIDRNQLGHLLLDHAERHPQVRLHFGHRLAQVDKAARTVEFETAQGRVVAHPQWMVGADGAFSSARRELQRGERANYHQEYLEWGYKELTLAPGADGQSVIELTALHVWPRSHCLFVSHPNRDGSHTLTLFLPFEGEDSFATVRTPEEITALISKYFPDLVRLLPGLIEEWMKHPVGSLITTRTAPWTFGDWAVLVGDACHAVYPFYGQGMNSAFEDCCTLVSALSANQGDTAAAFHAYEQARRQHTDVLCELSKENFVELRKKVQSPWFVARKRLDIALNRLWPKRWLPLYSMIAHTTMPYGEARARARQQDAILLGSAKALAAVAVCGVAAAAWWWLR; this is encoded by the coding sequence TGAACCTGCATACGCGAGAACATGCCGACGGCAGCGCCAGCCTGGGCAAGGCCGAGACGATCGCCAGCGACACGCCGGCCAGCGAGCGCATCGCCATCGTCGGCGGCGGCCTGGCCGGTTCGATGCTGACCCTGGCGCTGGCGCAGAAGGGCTACGCGGTCGATCTGTACGAGCGCCAGCCCGATCCGCGCACGCAGGGCGGCCGCGCCGGCCGCTCGATCAACCTGGGCTTGTCCAAGCGCGGCATGCAGGCGCTGGAGATGGTCGGCCTGCTGCAGACCGTGCTCGATACCGCGGTGGTGATGAGCGGCCGGGTGATCCACGCGCCCGACGGCAGCACGCGCTATCAGCCCTACGGCAAGGACGCCAGCGAAGTCCTGCATTCGATCGACCGCAACCAGCTGGGTCATCTGCTACTGGATCACGCCGAGCGCCATCCGCAGGTGCGCCTGCACTTCGGTCACCGCCTGGCGCAGGTCGACAAGGCCGCGCGCACGGTCGAGTTCGAGACCGCGCAGGGCCGCGTGGTCGCGCATCCGCAGTGGATGGTCGGCGCCGACGGCGCGTTCTCCAGCGCGCGGCGCGAACTGCAGCGCGGCGAGCGCGCCAACTATCACCAGGAATACCTGGAGTGGGGCTACAAGGAACTGACCCTGGCGCCCGGCGCCGACGGCCAGTCGGTGATCGAGCTGACCGCGCTGCACGTGTGGCCGCGCAGCCATTGCCTGTTCGTCTCCCATCCCAACCGCGACGGCTCGCACACCCTGACCTTGTTCCTGCCGTTCGAAGGCGAGGACAGCTTCGCCACGGTGCGCACGCCGGAAGAAATCACCGCGCTGATCAGCAAGTACTTCCCCGATCTGGTGCGGCTGCTGCCGGGGCTGATCGAGGAATGGATGAAGCATCCGGTCGGCTCGCTCATCACCACCCGTACCGCGCCGTGGACCTTCGGCGATTGGGCGGTGCTGGTCGGCGACGCCTGCCATGCGGTGTATCCGTTCTACGGCCAGGGCATGAACTCGGCGTTCGAGGATTGCTGCACGCTGGTGTCCGCGCTGAGCGCGAACCAGGGCGACACCGCCGCGGCCTTCCACGCCTACGAACAGGCCCGCCGCCAGCACACCGACGTGCTGTGCGAGCTGTCGAAGGAGAACTTCGTCGAGCTGCGAAAGAAGGTGCAGTCGCCGTGGTTCGTCGCGCGCAAGCGCCTGGACATCGCCCTCAACCGCTTGTGGCCCAAGCGCTGGCTGCCGCTGTATTCGATGATCGCGCACACGACCATGCCCTACGGCGAGGCGCGCGCCCGCGCCCGGCAACAGGACGCGATCCTGCTGGGCTCGGCGAAGGCGCTGGCCGCGGTCGCGGTATGCGGCGTCGCCGCGGCGGCCTGGTGGTGGCTGCGATGA